GCTGGCAGGTGCCCTGTGGGTGGAAGGCAAGAATCAAGAGATTCTGTTCAGCGTATTCGGAGCGACGGTACTCGCCGGCGCACACCTGCTCAACTGGCGCCTGTCGCGTGGCCTGCGAGCCGCGTGAGTGTGCGACGGTTGCTTGGGCCAGGGGCTGACGTACTGATACGCTATGCGCTCTAGGCAGTTAGCGCGAGGTCAGCAGTGATGAGCGAGGCCACCCTCGATCGCATCGAGGCGCTGTGCAAAACGCGCGGCGTTCGTCTGACGGAGCAACGCCGCCGGGTCTTCCTGGTCTTGCTGGAGGCAGATCGCCCCCTCGGCGCATACGACATCATGCACGCACTGGACGAGCAGTCCGCAGAAGGCGCGCCCAAAACCGCACCACCCACCGTGTACCGCGCCCTGGAGTTCCTGCAGGCGCAGGGCTTCGTCCATCGCATCGCGTCGATTCA
This genomic window from Pseudomonadota bacterium contains:
- a CDS encoding Fur family transcriptional regulator, which codes for MSEATLDRIEALCKTRGVRLTEQRRRVFLVLLEADRPLGAYDIMHALDEQSAEGAPKTAPPTVYRALEFLQAQGFVHRIASIQAFVPCAEPDHKHAGQFLICSDCGRVDELDDQRLGRTVGAAATARGFASDSHVEVTTRCDDCQETV